A window from Streptomyces subrutilus encodes these proteins:
- a CDS encoding DeoR/GlpR family DNA-binding transcription regulator, producing MFAAERRQLILEMVRANGAVSLRELARVVQTSEVTVRRDVRALEAEGLLDRRHGGAVLPGGFTRESGFPQKSHLATAEKTAIADVAASLVEEGEAIVVGAGTTTQELARRLARVPGLTVVTNSLLVAQALAHANRVEVVMTGGTLRGSNYALVGSGAEQSLQGLRVSRAFISGSGLTAERGLSTSNMLSASVDRALVQAAAEVVVLADHTKIGTDTMFQTVPADVMTRLVTDEPPAHDDRAATELQALADQGVQITVAGSAAPGGGQVDGMQGRRQRRESPLPVQRRGGPTAQLRSAGMLPETGERERARVADMRRR from the coding sequence GTGTTCGCTGCAGAACGTCGCCAATTGATCCTCGAAATGGTGCGGGCCAACGGAGCGGTATCGCTCCGGGAGCTCGCCCGCGTCGTCCAGACCTCCGAAGTGACCGTACGGCGGGACGTGCGGGCGCTGGAGGCAGAAGGACTCCTCGACCGCCGGCACGGCGGTGCGGTACTGCCGGGCGGTTTCACGCGGGAGTCCGGCTTTCCGCAAAAGTCCCATCTCGCGACGGCGGAGAAGACCGCCATCGCCGATGTCGCGGCCTCCCTCGTGGAAGAGGGCGAGGCCATCGTCGTCGGCGCGGGCACCACGACCCAGGAGCTGGCCCGCCGGCTCGCCCGGGTGCCCGGACTGACCGTCGTCACCAACTCGCTGCTCGTCGCCCAGGCGCTGGCCCACGCCAACCGGGTCGAGGTCGTCATGACCGGCGGCACCCTGCGCGGCTCCAACTACGCGCTGGTCGGCAGCGGGGCCGAGCAGTCCCTCCAGGGGCTGCGGGTCTCCCGGGCCTTCATCTCGGGCAGCGGCCTGACCGCCGAGCGCGGCCTGTCCACCTCCAACATGCTCTCCGCGAGCGTGGACCGGGCACTGGTGCAGGCGGCCGCGGAGGTGGTGGTGCTGGCCGACCACACGAAGATCGGCACCGACACCATGTTCCAGACCGTCCCCGCGGACGTGATGACCCGACTGGTGACCGACGAGCCCCCGGCACACGACGACCGGGCGGCGACGGAGCTCCAGGCCCTGGCCGACCAGGGCGTCCAGATCACGGTGGCGGGCTCGGCCGCCCCGGGCGGCGGCCAGGTGGACGGCATGCAGGGCCGCCGTCAGCGCCGCGAGTCCCCCCTCCCGGTCCAGCGCCGCGGCGGCCCGACGGCGCAGCTGCGCAGCGCGGGCATGCTGCCGGAGACGGGGGAGCGGGAACGCGCGAGGGTGGCGGACATGCGGCGGCGGTGA
- a CDS encoding NAD(P)H-quinone dehydrogenase, translating to MTRIVIIGGGPGGYEAALVGAQLGAEVTVVDCDGLGGASVLTDCVPSKTLIATAEVMTTFDSSYEELGIVVADDTPHIEQAARVVGVDLGKVNRRVKRLALAQSHDITASVTRAGARVVRGRGKLGGPQGIDGTRDVIVTAADGTETILTADAVLIATGGTPREIPDAMPDGERILNWTQVYDLEELPEELIVVGSGVTGAEFAGAYQALGSRVTLVSSRDRVLPGEDPDAAAVLEDVFRRRGMNVVGRSRAESVKRVGDRVEVTLSDGRVLTGSHCLMAVGAVPNTSHMNLEESGVRLKDSGHIWTDKVSRTSSPGVYAAGDVTGVFALASVAAMQGRIAMYHFLGDAVAPLNLKTVSSNVFTDPEIATVGYTQADVDSGKIDARVVKLPLLRNPRAKMQGIRDGFVKMFCRPGTGIVVGGVVVSPRASELIHPISIAVDNNLTVEQIANAFTVYPSLSGSIAEVARQLHTRKAAGEV from the coding sequence GTGACCCGGATCGTGATCATCGGCGGTGGACCCGGCGGCTATGAGGCGGCCCTGGTGGGGGCGCAGCTCGGCGCGGAGGTGACCGTCGTCGACTGCGACGGTCTGGGCGGGGCGTCGGTGCTCACCGACTGCGTCCCCTCGAAGACCCTCATCGCGACCGCCGAGGTCATGACGACCTTCGACTCGTCGTACGAGGAGCTCGGCATCGTCGTCGCGGACGACACCCCGCACATAGAGCAGGCCGCGCGCGTCGTCGGCGTGGACCTCGGCAAGGTGAACCGGCGCGTCAAGCGCCTCGCGCTCGCCCAGTCCCACGACATCACCGCCTCCGTCACCCGGGCCGGTGCCCGCGTGGTGCGCGGCCGCGGCAAGCTCGGCGGGCCGCAGGGCATCGACGGCACCCGGGACGTCATCGTCACGGCCGCCGACGGCACGGAGACGATCCTGACCGCCGACGCCGTCCTGATCGCGACCGGCGGCACCCCGCGCGAGATCCCGGACGCGATGCCCGACGGGGAGCGCATCCTGAACTGGACCCAGGTCTACGACCTGGAGGAGCTCCCCGAGGAGCTCATCGTGGTCGGCTCCGGCGTCACCGGCGCCGAGTTCGCCGGTGCGTACCAGGCCCTCGGCTCCCGGGTGACGCTGGTCTCCTCGCGCGACCGGGTGCTGCCGGGCGAGGACCCGGACGCGGCCGCCGTGCTGGAGGACGTCTTCCGCCGCCGCGGCATGAACGTGGTGGGGCGCTCGCGCGCCGAGTCCGTCAAGCGCGTCGGCGACCGGGTCGAGGTCACCCTCTCCGACGGCCGCGTGCTGACCGGCTCGCACTGCCTGATGGCGGTCGGCGCGGTCCCCAACACCTCGCACATGAACCTGGAGGAGTCCGGGGTCCGGCTCAAGGACTCGGGCCACATCTGGACCGACAAGGTCTCGCGCACCTCCTCGCCGGGCGTCTACGCGGCCGGCGACGTGACCGGCGTCTTCGCGCTGGCCTCGGTGGCCGCCATGCAGGGCCGCATCGCGATGTACCACTTCCTCGGCGACGCGGTGGCCCCGCTGAACCTCAAGACGGTCTCCTCGAACGTCTTCACCGACCCGGAGATCGCGACCGTCGGCTACACCCAGGCCGACGTGGACTCGGGGAAGATCGACGCCCGCGTGGTGAAGCTGCCGCTGCTGCGCAACCCGCGCGCCAAGATGCAGGGCATCCGGGACGGCTTCGTGAAGATGTTCTGCCGTCCGGGCACGGGCATCGTGGTCGGCGGCGTGGTGGTCTCGCCGCGCGCCAGCGAGCTCATCCACCCGATCTCGATCGCGGTCGACAACAACCTGACGGTCGAGCAGATCGCAAACGCGTTCACCGTGTACCCCTCCCTGTCGGGATCGATCGCCGAAGTGGCACGGCAGCTGCACACCCGCAAGGCCGCCGGAGAGGTCTGA
- a CDS encoding gamma-glutamylcyclotransferase translates to MSLYAAYAGNLDPRLMTRRAPHSPLRGTGWINDWRLTFGGEQMGWEGALATVVEAPRHQVFVALYDIAPLDEDSMDRWEGVGLDIYRRMRVRVHTLDGEEAAWVYVLNGYEGGLPSARYLGELADAAESAGAPHDYVMELRKRPC, encoded by the coding sequence ATGTCGCTCTACGCCGCGTACGCCGGCAACCTCGACCCGCGGCTGATGACGCGCCGCGCCCCCCATTCGCCGCTGCGCGGCACGGGCTGGATCAACGACTGGCGGCTGACCTTCGGCGGCGAGCAGATGGGCTGGGAGGGCGCGCTGGCCACGGTCGTCGAAGCCCCGCGCCACCAGGTCTTCGTCGCCCTGTACGACATCGCGCCGCTGGACGAGGACTCGATGGACCGGTGGGAGGGCGTCGGGCTCGACATCTACCGCCGCATGCGGGTGCGCGTGCACACCCTGGACGGCGAGGAGGCCGCCTGGGTGTACGTGCTCAACGGCTACGAGGGCGGCCTGCCCTCCGCCCGCTACCTGGGCGAGCTCGCCGACGCGGCCGAGTCGGCCGGCGCCCCGCACGACTACGTGATGGAACTGCGCAAGCGCCCCTGCTGA
- a CDS encoding purine-nucleoside phosphorylase — protein sequence MNASVTDPFAAADAAAARLRELTGAETHDVALVMGSGWAPAAEALGAPEAEFPVTELPGFPPPAVEGHGGKIRSYKIGDKRALLFLGRTHYYEGRGVAAVAHGVRTAVAAGCKTVVLTNGCGGLREGMKPGQPVLISDHLNLTATSPIVGANFVDLTDLYSPRLRALCKEIDETLEEGVYVQFPGPHYETPAEINMIRVLGADLVGMSTVLEAIAAREAGAEVLGISLVTNLAAGLSGEPLNHEEVLQAGRDSAARMGTLLTRVLDRI from the coding sequence GTGAACGCATCTGTAACCGACCCCTTCGCCGCCGCCGACGCCGCAGCCGCCCGTCTGCGCGAGCTGACCGGCGCCGAGACCCACGATGTCGCCCTCGTGATGGGCTCCGGCTGGGCCCCCGCCGCAGAGGCGCTGGGCGCCCCCGAGGCCGAATTCCCGGTCACCGAGCTCCCCGGCTTCCCGCCCCCCGCCGTCGAGGGCCACGGCGGCAAGATCCGCTCGTACAAGATCGGCGACAAGCGCGCGCTGCTCTTCCTCGGCCGGACCCACTACTACGAGGGCCGCGGCGTCGCCGCCGTCGCCCACGGCGTCCGCACCGCCGTCGCCGCCGGCTGCAAGACCGTCGTCCTGACCAACGGCTGCGGCGGCCTGCGCGAGGGCATGAAGCCCGGCCAGCCGGTCCTGATCAGCGACCACCTGAACCTCACCGCCACCTCGCCGATCGTCGGCGCGAACTTCGTGGACCTCACCGACCTCTACTCGCCGCGCCTGCGCGCGCTGTGCAAGGAGATCGACGAGACCCTCGAAGAGGGCGTCTACGTGCAGTTCCCCGGCCCGCACTACGAGACCCCGGCCGAGATCAACATGATCCGCGTCCTGGGCGCCGACCTGGTCGGCATGTCCACCGTGCTGGAGGCCATCGCGGCCCGCGAGGCCGGCGCCGAGGTCCTCGGCATCTCCCTGGTCACGAACCTGGCGGCGGGCCTGTCCGGCGAGCCGCTCAACCACGAAGAGGTGCTCCAGGCCGGCCGCGACTCGGCCGCGCGCATGGGCACGCTGCTGACCCGGGTCCTCGACCGCATCTGA
- a CDS encoding phospho-sugar mutase translates to MQEQDDLITRAEAWLAEDPDPETAAELRALLASGDTAELADRFSGTLQFGTAGLRGELGAGPMRMNRGVVIRAAAGLAAYLKAQGHAGGLVVVGYDARYKSADFARDTAAVMTGAGLRAAVLPRPLPTPVLAFAIRHLGAVAGVEVTASHNPPRDNGYKVYLGDGSQIVSPADTGIAAEIAAVASLASVPRPESGWEDLGDEVLAAYLARTDAVLTPGSPRSVRTVYTAMHGVGKDVVTAAFARHGFPEPVLVAEQAEPDPAFPTVAFPNPEEPGAMDLAFAKAAEVRPDIVIANDPDADRCAVAVPDASAAAGWRMLRGDEVGALLAAHLVAKGATGVFAESIVSSSLLGRIAEAAGVGYEETLTGFKWIARVEGLRYGYEEALGYCVDPEGVRDKDGVTAALLVAELASELKEQGRGLTDLLDDLALAHGLHATDQLSVRVSDLSVIASAMAALRAEPPVSLAGLRVVSAEDLAQGTDALPPTDGLRYHLDGAHQARVIVRPSGTEPKLKCYLEVVVPVAGAADLAPARGRGQEVLDAIKKDLSAAAGI, encoded by the coding sequence GTGCAGGAACAGGACGACCTGATCACCCGGGCCGAGGCCTGGCTGGCGGAGGACCCGGACCCGGAGACCGCGGCCGAGCTGCGCGCCCTCCTCGCGTCCGGGGACACCGCGGAGCTCGCGGACCGTTTCTCCGGCACCCTCCAGTTCGGCACCGCCGGACTGCGCGGCGAGCTGGGCGCGGGCCCGATGCGGATGAACCGCGGCGTGGTCATCCGGGCCGCGGCGGGCCTCGCGGCCTACCTGAAGGCCCAGGGCCACGCGGGCGGCCTGGTCGTCGTCGGCTACGACGCGCGCTACAAGTCCGCGGACTTCGCCCGCGACACCGCGGCCGTGATGACCGGCGCCGGGCTGCGCGCGGCCGTCCTGCCCCGCCCGCTGCCGACGCCGGTGCTGGCCTTCGCCATACGGCACCTGGGCGCCGTCGCCGGCGTCGAGGTGACCGCGAGCCACAACCCGCCCCGGGACAACGGCTACAAGGTCTACCTCGGCGACGGCTCGCAGATCGTCTCCCCGGCGGACACCGGGATCGCGGCGGAGATCGCGGCCGTGGCCTCCCTCGCCTCCGTCCCCCGCCCGGAGTCCGGCTGGGAGGACCTCGGCGACGAGGTCCTGGCGGCCTACCTGGCGCGTACGGACGCCGTCCTGACCCCCGGGTCCCCCCGGAGCGTACGGACCGTCTACACGGCCATGCACGGCGTCGGCAAGGACGTCGTGACGGCGGCCTTCGCCCGGCACGGCTTCCCCGAGCCGGTCCTGGTCGCCGAGCAGGCCGAGCCCGACCCGGCCTTCCCGACCGTGGCCTTCCCCAACCCGGAGGAGCCCGGCGCCATGGACCTGGCCTTCGCGAAGGCCGCCGAGGTCCGCCCCGACATCGTGATCGCCAACGACCCGGACGCCGACCGCTGCGCGGTGGCCGTCCCGGACGCCTCCGCCGCGGCGGGCTGGCGGATGCTGCGCGGCGACGAGGTCGGCGCGCTGCTGGCCGCCCACCTGGTGGCCAAGGGCGCGACGGGCGTCTTCGCCGAGTCCATCGTCTCCTCCAGCCTCCTGGGCCGGATCGCGGAGGCGGCGGGCGTCGGCTACGAGGAGACCCTGACGGGCTTCAAGTGGATCGCCCGCGTCGAGGGCCTGCGCTACGGCTACGAGGAGGCGCTCGGCTACTGCGTGGACCCCGAGGGGGTCCGCGACAAGGACGGCGTGACGGCGGCGCTGCTGGTCGCCGAGCTGGCCTCGGAGCTGAAGGAGCAGGGCCGCGGCCTGACCGACCTGCTGGACGACCTGGCGCTGGCCCACGGGCTGCACGCCACCGACCAGCTGTCGGTCCGCGTCTCGGACCTGTCGGTGATCGCCTCGGCGATGGCCGCCCTGCGGGCCGAGCCGCCGGTGTCGCTGGCTGGGCTGCGGGTCGTCTCGGCGGAGGACCTGGCGCAGGGCACGGACGCCCTCCCGCCCACCGACGGCCTGCGCTACCACCTGGACGGCGCCCACCAGGCCCGCGTGATCGTCCGCCCGTCCGGCACCGAGCCCAAGCTGAAGTGCTACCTGGAGGTGGTGGTCCCGGTGGCGGGCGCCGCCGACCTCGCCCCGGCCCGCGGCCGCGGCCAGGAGGTCCTGGACGCGATCAAGAAGGACCTGTCGGCCGCGGCCGGCATCTGA
- a CDS encoding sensor histidine kinase, which translates to MIPSLLAGRRWTSLRLRLIVVFALVALTAAVSASGIAYWLNREAVLTRTQDAALGDFRQEMQNRAAALPTDPTAQEMQRTAELMAGSSPGYSVLLVRDGKDGRVFGAAGPDAFGLHDVPQSLQHAVDDRQKTTSANDSEYHVYWQRTKPHGNPYLVGGTRIVGGGPTGYMYKSLAQERDDLNALGWSLTIATGLALLGSALLAQAAARTVLRPVQRLGEAARRLGEGELDHRLAVSGTDELADLSHTFNKTAEALEKKVADMSAREESSRRFVADMSHELRTPLTALTAVAEVLEEEVDDLDPMIAPAVALVVSETRRLNDLVENLMEVTRFDAGTARLVLDDVNVADQVTACIDARAWLDAVELDAERGIVARLDPRRLDVILANLIGNALKHGGSPVRVSVSVDGEWLVIVVRDNGPGIPQEVLPHVFDRFYKASASRPKSDGSGLGLSIAMENAHIHGGDITAANGADGGALFTLRLPVDVGRVIEDGDA; encoded by the coding sequence GTGATCCCGTCGCTGCTCGCGGGCCGGCGCTGGACCAGCCTGCGGCTGCGACTCATCGTCGTCTTCGCGCTGGTCGCGCTGACCGCCGCCGTCTCCGCGTCGGGCATCGCGTACTGGCTCAACCGCGAGGCCGTGCTCACCCGCACCCAGGACGCCGCCCTCGGCGACTTCCGGCAGGAGATGCAGAACCGTGCCGCCGCGCTGCCCACGGACCCGACGGCGCAGGAGATGCAGCGCACCGCCGAGCTGATGGCGGGCAGCAGCCCCGGCTACAGCGTGCTGCTGGTGCGCGACGGCAAGGACGGCCGGGTCTTCGGCGCCGCGGGGCCCGACGCCTTCGGGCTGCACGACGTACCGCAGTCCCTCCAGCACGCGGTGGACGACCGGCAGAAGACGACCTCCGCCAACGACTCCGAGTACCACGTGTACTGGCAGCGGACGAAGCCGCACGGCAATCCGTACCTGGTCGGCGGGACGCGGATCGTGGGCGGCGGGCCGACGGGCTACATGTACAAGTCGCTGGCGCAGGAGCGCGACGACCTGAACGCGCTGGGCTGGTCGCTGACCATCGCGACCGGGCTCGCGCTGCTCGGGTCCGCGCTGCTGGCGCAGGCCGCGGCCCGCACGGTGCTCCGGCCCGTGCAGCGGCTGGGCGAGGCGGCGCGGCGGCTCGGCGAGGGCGAGCTCGACCACCGGCTCGCGGTGTCGGGCACGGACGAACTCGCCGACCTGTCGCACACGTTCAACAAGACGGCCGAGGCGCTGGAGAAGAAGGTCGCCGACATGAGCGCGCGGGAGGAGTCCAGCCGTCGCTTCGTCGCGGACATGTCGCACGAGCTGCGCACGCCGCTGACCGCGCTGACGGCGGTGGCCGAGGTGCTGGAGGAGGAGGTCGACGACCTCGACCCGATGATCGCACCGGCGGTGGCGCTGGTCGTCAGCGAGACGCGGCGGCTCAACGACCTGGTGGAGAACCTCATGGAGGTCACCCGCTTCGACGCGGGCACGGCCCGTCTGGTGCTGGACGACGTGAACGTCGCCGACCAGGTCACCGCCTGCATCGACGCCCGGGCCTGGCTCGACGCGGTCGAACTCGACGCGGAGCGCGGGATCGTGGCGCGCCTCGACCCGCGCCGCCTGGACGTGATCCTGGCGAACCTGATCGGCAACGCGCTCAAGCACGGCGGCTCGCCGGTGCGGGTCTCGGTCTCCGTGGACGGCGAGTGGCTGGTGATCGTGGTCCGCGACAACGGGCCCGGCATCCCGCAGGAGGTGCTCCCGCACGTCTTCGACCGCTTCTACAAGGCGAGCGCCTCCCGGCCCAAGTCCGACGGCAGCGGCCTGGGCCTGTCGATCGCGATGGAGAACGCGCACATCCACGGCGGTGACATCACCGCCGCCAACGGGGCCGACGGCGGCGCGCTGTTCACGCTGCGGCTGCCGGTGGACGTGGGGAGGGTGATCGAGGATGGCGACGCGTAG
- the afsQ1 gene encoding two-component system response regulator AfsQ1 yields the protein MPFLLLIEDDDAIRTALELSLSRQGHRVATAATGEDGLKLLREQRPDLIVLDVMLPGIDGFEVCRRIRRTDQLPIILLTARNDDIDVVVGLESGADDYVVKPVQGRVLDARIRAVLRRGERESSDSAAFGTLVIDRAAMTVTKNGEDLQLTPTELRLLLELSRRPGQALSRQQLLRLVWEHDYLGDSRLVDACVQRLRAKVEDVPSSPTLIRTVRGVGYRLDSPL from the coding sequence GTGCCTTTCCTGTTGCTGATCGAGGACGACGACGCCATCCGCACGGCCCTCGAACTCTCCCTGTCACGCCAGGGCCACCGAGTGGCCACCGCGGCGACGGGCGAGGACGGCCTGAAACTGCTGCGCGAGCAGCGGCCCGACCTGATCGTGCTGGACGTGATGCTGCCCGGGATCGACGGCTTCGAAGTGTGCCGCCGCATCCGCCGCACCGACCAGTTGCCGATCATCCTGCTCACCGCGCGCAACGACGACATCGACGTGGTCGTCGGCCTGGAGTCCGGTGCCGACGACTACGTGGTCAAGCCCGTCCAGGGCCGGGTCCTCGACGCCCGCATCCGGGCCGTGCTGCGCCGCGGCGAGCGCGAGTCCAGCGACTCGGCCGCCTTCGGCACGCTGGTCATCGACCGCGCCGCCATGACGGTCACGAAGAACGGCGAGGACCTCCAGCTGACCCCGACCGAGCTGCGGCTGCTCCTCGAACTGAGCCGCCGGCCCGGCCAGGCCCTCTCCCGCCAGCAGTTGCTGCGCCTGGTCTGGGAGCACGACTACCTCGGCGACTCCCGGCTCGTCGACGCCTGCGTGCAGCGGCTGCGGGCCAAGGTGGAGGACGTCCCGTCCTCGCCCACCCTGATCCGCACCGTCCGGGGCGTCGGCTACCGCCTGGACTCCCCCCTGTGA
- a CDS encoding SigE family RNA polymerase sigma factor, whose translation MNTLHSTTKSTVVTRLHDVNRRVGVRTVAVPRTRPAHVTAIDANTYRSSAVAPALPAAPSSASEAEFTAYVRERRAALYATAFHLTGDRHEAEDLLQSALFSTYRAWDRISDKAAVGGYLRRTMTNLHISAWRRRKLSEYPTEELPETASDTDAMRGTELRAVLWQALSRIPEPQRTMLVLRYYEGRTDPEIAEILGISVGTVKSSIWRSLRRMRDDEALSFGTDEAESFEELVA comes from the coding sequence ATGAACACGCTGCACAGCACCACGAAGAGCACGGTCGTCACGCGGCTGCACGATGTGAACCGTCGGGTGGGTGTCCGTACGGTCGCGGTCCCCCGGACCCGGCCGGCGCACGTGACGGCCATCGACGCGAACACCTACCGGTCCTCGGCGGTCGCCCCGGCGCTGCCGGCGGCTCCGTCCAGCGCCTCGGAGGCGGAGTTCACGGCGTACGTCCGGGAGCGGCGCGCCGCCCTGTACGCGACGGCCTTCCACCTCACCGGCGACCGGCACGAGGCCGAGGACCTGCTGCAGAGCGCGCTGTTCTCCACGTACCGCGCCTGGGACCGGATCAGCGACAAGGCGGCCGTCGGCGGCTACCTGCGGCGCACGATGACGAACCTGCACATCAGCGCGTGGCGGCGGCGCAAGCTCAGCGAGTACCCGACGGAGGAGCTGCCGGAGACGGCCTCGGACACGGACGCGATGCGCGGCACCGAGCTGCGCGCGGTCCTGTGGCAGGCGCTGTCCCGGATCCCGGAGCCGCAGCGCACGATGCTGGTGCTGCGGTACTACGAGGGCCGTACGGACCCGGAGATCGCGGAGATCCTCGGGATCAGCGTCGGCACGGTGAAGTCGAGCATCTGGCGCTCGCTGCGGCGGATGCGCGACGACGAGGCGCTGAGCTTCGGCACCGACGAGGCCGAGTCCTTCGAGGAGCTGGTGGCGTAA
- a CDS encoding uridine kinase family protein: protein MLDTNRPPGGSPTRGNGSHWCPVSCSSPSPTRVVLLTGPSGSGKSVLAARSGLPVLRLDDFYKEAGDPGLPLVDGSSDIDWDSPLSWDADAAVAAIAELCAAGRTEVPVYDIATSSRTGSETLDIARSPRTPLFIAEGIFAADIVARCQERGVLADALCLRGRPATTFRRRLARDLREGRKSVPFLLRRGWRLMRAERGIVARHCALGAHPCGRDEALGRLAAAAAGRHRTAAPA from the coding sequence ATCCTGGATACCAACCGGCCACCGGGAGGGTCCCCTACCCGGGGGAATGGTTCACACTGGTGTCCCGTGAGCTGCTCCTCTCCTTCGCCGACCCGCGTCGTCCTGCTGACCGGTCCGTCGGGCTCCGGAAAATCCGTGCTGGCCGCCCGTTCGGGCCTGCCCGTGCTGCGCCTCGACGACTTCTACAAGGAGGCCGGCGACCCCGGCCTCCCGCTCGTCGACGGCAGTTCCGACATCGACTGGGACTCCCCGCTGTCCTGGGACGCCGACGCGGCCGTCGCCGCGATCGCCGAACTGTGCGCGGCGGGCCGGACCGAGGTGCCCGTCTACGACATCGCTACCAGCTCGCGCACCGGGAGCGAGACCCTGGACATCGCCCGCTCCCCGCGGACGCCGCTGTTCATCGCGGAGGGCATCTTCGCCGCCGACATCGTGGCCCGCTGCCAGGAGCGCGGCGTCCTCGCGGACGCCCTGTGCCTGCGCGGGCGCCCCGCGACCACCTTCCGCCGCCGGCTCGCCCGCGACCTGCGCGAGGGGCGCAAGTCCGTGCCGTTCCTGCTGCGCAGGGGCTGGCGGCTGATGCGGGCCGAGCGCGGCATCGTGGCCCGCCACTGCGCCCTCGGCGCGCACCCCTGCGGCCGCGACGAGGCGCTCGGCCGGCTGGCCGCCGCGGCCGCGGGCCGCCACCGCACCGCCGCCCCCGCGTAG
- a CDS encoding aldehyde dehydrogenase family protein has protein sequence MSESSVTRLSVFKTYKLYVGGKFPRSESGRVYEVTDAKGKWLANAPLSSRKDARDAVVAARKAFGGWSGATAYNRGQILYRVAEMLEGRREQFVREVGEAEGLSKSKAAAVVDAAVDRWVWYAGWTDKIGQIVGGANPVAGPYFNLSTPEPTGVVAVVAPQDSSFLGLVSVIAPVIATGNTAVVIASEASPLPALSLGEVLATSDLPGGVVNILSGKAAEMGPHLASHQDVNAIDLAGADAALARELEIAAADNLKRVLRPQPVDDWSADPGTARLTPFLETKTVWHPTGSLGAGGSSY, from the coding sequence ATGTCTGAGTCTTCCGTGACGCGGCTGAGCGTCTTCAAGACCTACAAGCTGTACGTGGGCGGGAAGTTCCCGCGTTCCGAGAGCGGCCGGGTGTACGAGGTGACTGACGCCAAGGGAAAGTGGCTGGCCAACGCCCCGCTGTCGTCCCGCAAGGACGCCCGTGACGCGGTCGTCGCGGCCCGCAAGGCCTTCGGCGGCTGGTCCGGCGCGACCGCCTACAACCGCGGCCAGATCCTCTACCGCGTCGCCGAGATGCTGGAGGGCCGCCGCGAGCAGTTCGTCCGCGAGGTCGGCGAGGCCGAGGGCCTGTCCAAGTCCAAGGCGGCTGCCGTCGTGGACGCGGCCGTCGACCGCTGGGTCTGGTACGCGGGCTGGACCGACAAGATCGGCCAGATCGTGGGCGGGGCCAACCCGGTCGCGGGCCCGTACTTCAACCTCTCCACCCCCGAGCCGACCGGCGTGGTCGCGGTCGTGGCCCCGCAGGACTCGTCCTTCCTGGGCCTGGTCTCGGTGATCGCCCCGGTCATCGCGACCGGCAACACCGCCGTGGTCATCGCCTCGGAGGCGTCCCCGCTGCCCGCCCTCTCCCTGGGCGAGGTGCTGGCCACCTCCGACCTGCCCGGCGGCGTGGTCAACATCCTGTCCGGCAAGGCGGCCGAGATGGGCCCGCACCTCGCGTCCCACCAGGACGTCAACGCGATCGACCTGGCGGGCGCCGACGCGGCCCTCGCCAGGGAGCTGGAGATCGCCGCGGCCGACAACCTCAAGCGCGTCCTGCGTCCACAGCCTGTGGACGACTGGAGCGCCGACCCGGGCACGGCGCGCCTGACGCCGTTCCTGGAGACCAAGACCGTCTGGCACCCGACGGGTTCGCTGGGCGCGGGCGGCTCCTCGTACTAG